The following are encoded in a window of Pongo abelii isolate AG06213 chromosome 16, NHGRI_mPonAbe1-v2.0_pri, whole genome shotgun sequence genomic DNA:
- the KIF7 gene encoding kinesin-like protein KIF7 isoform X5, giving the protein MGLEAQRLPGAEEAPVRVALRVRPLLPKELLHGHQSCLQVEPDLGRVTLGRDRHFGFHVVLAEDAGQEAVYQACVQPLLEAFFEGFNATVFAYGQTGSGKTYTMGEASVASLLEDEQGIVPRAMAEAFKLIDENDLLDCLVHVSYLEVYKEEFRDLLEVGTASRDIHLREDERGNVVLCGVKEVDVEGLDEVLSLLEMGNAARHTGATHLNHLSSRSHTVFTVTLEQRGRAPSRLPRPAPGQLLVSKFHFVDLAGSERVLKTGSTGERLKESIQINSSLLALGNVISALGDPQRRGSHIPYRDSKITRILKDSLGGNAKTVMIACVSPSSSDFDETLNTLNYASRAQNIRNRATVNWRPEAERPPEEAASGARGPPRHRSETRIIHRGRRAPGPATASAAAAMRLGAECARYRACTDAAYSLLRELQAEPGLPGAAARKVRDWLCAVEGERSALSSASGPDSGIESASVEDQAAQGAGGRKEDEGAQQLLTLQNQVARLEEENRDFLAALEDAMEQYKLQSDRLREQQEEMVELRLRLELVRPGWGGPRLLNGLPPGSFVPRPHTAPLGGAHAHVLGMVPPACLPGDEVGSEQRGEQVINGREAGAELLTEVNRLGSGSSAASEEEEEEEEPPRRTLHLRRNGISNCSQRAGARPGSLPERKGPELCLEELDAAIPGSREWRLAQAQQKIRELAINIRMKEELIGELVRTGKAAQALNRQHSQRIRELEQEAERVRAELSEGQRQLRELEGKEPQDAGERSRLQEFRRRVAAAQSQVQVLKEKKQATERLVSLSAQSEKRLQELERNVQLMRQQQGQLQRRLREETEQKRRLEAEMSKRQHRVKELELKHEQQQKILKIKTEEIAAFQRKRRSGSNGSVVSLEQQQKIEEQKKWLDQEMEKVLQQRRALEELGEELHKREAILAKKEALMQEKTGLESKRLRSSQALNEDIVRVSSRLEHLEKELSEKSGQLRQGSAQSQQQIRGEIDSLRQEKDSLLKQRLEIDSKLRQGSLLSPEEERTLFQLDEAIEALDAAIEYKNEAITCRQRVLRASASLLSQCEMNLMAKLSYLSSSETRALLCKYFDKVVTLREEQHQQQIAFSELEMQLEEQQRLVYWLEVALERQRLEMDRQLTLQQKEHEQNMQLLLQQSRDHLGEGLADSRRQYEARIQALEKELGRYMWINQELKQKLGGVNAVGHSRGGEKRSLCSEGRQAPGNEDELHPAPELLWLSPLTEGAPRTREEKRDLVHAPLPLTWKRSSQCGEEQGSPEELRQREVAEPLVGRVLPVGEAGLPRNFGPLSKPRRELRRASPGMIDVRKNPL; this is encoded by the exons cctccctccttGAGGATGAGCAGGGCATTGTCCCGAGGGCCATGGCCGAGGCCTTCAAGCTCATCGATGAGAACGACCTGCTTGACTGTCTGGTACATGTGTCCTACCTGGAAGTGTACAAGGAGGAGTTCCGAGACCTGCTCGAGGTGGGCACAGCCAGCCGTGACATCCACCTCCGGGAAGATGAGCGCGGGAATGTTG TGCTGTGCGGGGTGAAGGAGGTGGACGTGGAGGGCCTGGATGAGGTGCTGAGCCTCCTGGAGATGGGCAACGCGGCGCGGCACACGGGAGCCACGCACCTCAACCACCTGTCCAGCCGCTCACACACGGTCTTCACCGTGACCCTGGAGCAGCGGGGGCGCGCCCCCAGCCgcctgccccgccccgccccgggcCAGCTGCTCGTCTCCAAGTTCCACTTCGTGGACCTGGCGGGCTCAGAGAGGGTGCTCAAGACGGGCAGCACCGGCGAGCGGCTCAAGGAGAGCATCCAGATCAACAGCAGCCTCCTGGCACTGGGCAACGTCATCAGCGCCCTGGGGGACCCTCAGCGCCGGGGCAGCCACATCCCCTACCGCGACTCCAAGATCACCCG GATCCTCAAAGACTCGCTGGGAGGGAACGCCAAGACGGTGATGATCGCCTGCGTCAGCCCTTCCTCCTCCGACTTCGACGAGACCCTCAACACCCTCAACTACGCCAGCCGCGCCCAGAACATCCGCAACCGCGCCACGGTCAACTGGCGGCCCGAGGCCGAGCGGCCACCCGAAGAGGCGGCGAGCGGCGCGCGGGGTCCGCCACGGCACCGCTCCGAGACCCGCATCATCCACCGCGGCCGGCGCGCCCCGGGTCCAGCCACCGCCTCCGCGGCGGCCGCCATGCGCCTGGGCGCCGAGTGCGCGCGCTACCGGGCCTGCACCGACGCCGCCTACAGCCTCCTGCGCGAGCTGCAGGCCGAGCCCGGGCTGCCCGGCGCCGCCGCCCGCAAGGTGCGCGACTGGCTGTGCGCCGTCGAGGGCGAGCGCAGCGCcctgagctccgcctccgggCCCGACAGCGGCATCGAGAGCGCCTCCGTCGAGGACCAGGCGGCGCAGGGGGCCGGCGGGCGAAAG GAGGATGAGGGGGCGCAGCAGCTGCTGACCCTGCAGAACCAGGTGGCGCGGTTGGAGGAGGAGAACCGAGACTTTCTGGCTGCGCTGGAGGACGCCATGGAGCAGTACAAACTGCAG AGCGACCGGCTGCGTGAGCAGCAGGAGGAGATGGTGGAACTGCGGCTGCGGTTAGAGCTGGTGCGGCCCGGCTGGGGGGGCCCGCGGCTCCTGAATGGCCTGCCTCCCGGGTCCTTTGTGCCTCGACCTCATACAGCCCCCCTGGGGGGTGCCCACGCCCatgtgctgggcatggtgccccctgcctgcctccctggagATGAAGTTGGCTCTGAGCAGAGGGGAGAG CAGGTGATAAATGGTAGGGAGGCTGGAGCTGAGTTGCTGACTGAGGTGAACAGGCTGGGAAGTGGCTCTTCAGCTGcttcagaggaggaagaggaggaggaggagccgccCAGGCGGACCTTACACCTTCGCAG AAATGGGATCAGCAACTGCAGTCAGAGGGCGGGGGCCCGCCCAGGGAGTCTGCCAGAGAGGAAGGGCCCAGAACTTTGCCTTGAAGAGTTGGATGCGGCCATTCCAGGGTCCAGAG AGTGGCGGCTGGCCCAGGCCCAGCAGAAGATCCGGGAGCTGGCTATCAACATCCGCATGAAGGAGGAGCTCATTGGCGAGCTGGTCCGCACAG GAAAGGCAGCTCAGGCCCTGAACCGCCAGCACAGCCAGCGTATCCGGGAGCTGGAGCAGGAGGCAGAGCGGGTGCGGGCCGAGCTGAGTGAAGGCCAGAGGCAGCTGCGGGAGCTTGAGGGCAAGGAGCCCCAGGATGCTGGCGAGCGGTCTCGGCTCCAGGAGTTCCGCAGGAGGGTCGCTGCGGCCCAGAGCCAGGTGCAG GTGCTGAAGGAGAAGAAGCAGGCTACGGAGCGGCTGGTGTCACTGTCGGCCCAGAGTGAGAAGCGACTGCAGGAGCTCGAGCGGAATGTGCAGCTCATGCGGCAGCAGCAGGGACAGCTGCAGAGGCGGCTTCGCGAGGAGACGGAGCAGAAGCGGCGCCTGGAGGCAGAGATGAGCAAGCGGCAGCACCGTGTCAAG GAGCTGGAGCTGAAGCACGAGCAGCAGCAGAAGATCCTGAAGATTAAGACGGAAGAGATCGCGGCCTTCCAGAGGAAGAGGCGCAGTGGCAGCAATGGCTCTGTGGTCAGCCTGGAACAGCAGCAG AAGATTGAGGAGCAGAAGAAGTGGCTGGACCAGGAGATGGAGAAGGTGCTACAGCAGCGGCGGGCGCTggaggagctgggggaggagcTCCACAAGcgggaggccatcctggccaagaaGGAGGCCCTGATGCAGGAGAAGACGGGGCTGGAGAGCAAGCGCCTGAGGTCCAGCCAG GCCCTCAACGAGGACATCGTGCGAGTGTCCAGCCGGCTGGAGCACCTGGAGAAAGAGCTGTCTGAGAAGAGCGGGCAGCTGCGGCAGGGCAGCGCCCAGAGCCAGCAGCAGATCCGCGGGGAGATCGACAGCCTGCGCCAGGAGAAGGACTCGCTGCTCAAGCAGCGCCTGGAGATCGACagcaagctgaggcaggggagccTGCTGTCCCCCGAG GAGGAGCGGACGCTGTTCCAGTTGGATGAGGCCATCGAGGCCCTGGATGCTGCCATTGAGTATAAGAATGAGGCCATCACATGCCGCCAGCGGGTGCTTCGGGCCTCAGCCTCATTGCTGTCCCAGTGCGAGATGAACCTCATGGCCAAGCTCAGCTACCTCTCATCCTCAGAGACCAGAGCCCTCCTCTGCAAGTATTTTGACAAG GTGGTGACGCTCCGAGAGGAGCAGCACCAGCAGCAGATTGCCTTCTCGGAACTGGAGATGCAGCTGGAGGAGCAGCAGAGGCTGGTGTACTGGCTGGAGGTGGCCCTGGAGCGGCAGCGCCTCGAGATGGACCGCCAGCTGACCCTGCAGCAGAAGGAGCACGAGCAGAACATGCAGCTGCTCCTGCAGCAGAGTCGAG ACCACCTCGGTGAAGGGTTAGCAGACAGCAGGAGGCAGTATGAGGCCCGGATTCAAGCTCTGGAGAAGGAACTGGGCCGCTACATGTGGATAAACCAGGAACTGAAACAGAAGCTCGGCGGTGTGAACGCTGTAGGCCACAGCAGGG GCGGGGAGAAGAGGAGCCTGTGCTCGGagggcagacaggctcctggaaATGAAGATGAGCTCCACCCGGCGCCCGAGCTTCTCTGGCTGTCCCCCCTCACTGAGGGGGCCCCCCGCACCCGGGAGGAGAAGCGGGACTTGGTCCACGCTCCGTTACCCTTGACCTGGAAACGCTCGAGCCAGTGTGGCGAAGAGCAGGGGTCCCCCGAGGAGCTGAGGCAGCGGGAGGTGGCTGAGCCCCTGGTGGGGCGGGTGCTTCCTGTGGGTGAGGCAGGCCTGCCCCGGAACTTTGGGCCTTTGTCCAAGCCCCGGCGGGAACTGCGACGAGCCAGCCCGGGGATGATTGATGTCCGGAAAAACCCGCTGTAA
- the KIF7 gene encoding kinesin-like protein KIF7 isoform X6, translated as MGLEAQRLPGAEEAPVRVALRVRPLLPKELLHGHQSCLQVEPDLGRVTLGRDRHFGFHVVLAEDAGQEAVYQACVQPLLEAFFEGFNATVFAYGQTGSGKTYTMGEASVASLLEDEQGIVPRAMAEAFKLIDENDLLDCLVHVSYLEVYKEEFRDLLEVGTASRDIHLREDERGNVVLCGVKEVDVEGLDEVLSLLEMGNAARHTGATHLNHLSSRSHTVFTVTLEQRGRAPSRLPRPAPGQLLVSKFHFVDLAGSERVLKTGSTGERLKESIQINSSLLALGNVISALGDPQRRGSHIPYRDSKITRILKDSLGGNAKTVMIACVSPSSSDFDETLNTLNYASRAQNIRNRATVNWRPEAERPPEEAASGARGPPRHRSETRIIHRGRRAPGPATASAAAAMRLGAECARYRACTDAAYSLLRELQAEPGLPGAAARKVRDWLCAVEGERSALSSASGPDSGIESASVEDQAAQGAGGRKEDEGAQQLLTLQNQVARLEEENRDFLAALEDAMEQYKLQSDRLREQQEEMVELRLRLELVRPGWGGPRLLNGLPPGSFVPRPHTAPLGGAHAHVLGMVPPACLPGDEVGSEQRGEVINGREAGAELLTEVNRLGSGSSAASEEEEEEEEPPRRTLHLRRNGISNCSQRAGARPGSLPERKGPELCLEELDAAIPGSREWRLAQAQQKIRELAINIRMKEELIGELVRTGKAAQALNRQHSQRIRELEQEAERVRAELSEGQRQLRELEGKEPQDAGERSRLQEFRRRVAAAQSQVQVLKEKKQATERLVSLSAQSEKRLQELERNVQLMRQQQGQLQRRLREETEQKRRLEAEMSKRQHRVKELELKHEQQQKILKIKTEEIAAFQRKRRSGSNGSVVSLEQQQKIEEQKKWLDQEMEKVLQQRRALEELGEELHKREAILAKKEALMQEKTGLESKRLRSSQALNEDIVRVSSRLEHLEKELSEKSGQLRQGSAQSQQQIRGEIDSLRQEKDSLLKQRLEIDSKLRQGSLLSPEEERTLFQLDEAIEALDAAIEYKNEAITCRQRVLRASASLLSQCEMNLMAKLSYLSSSETRALLCKYFDKVVTLREEQHQQQIAFSELEMQLEEQQRLVYWLEVALERQRLEMDRQLTLQQKEHEQNMQLLLQQSRDHLGEGLADSRRQYEARIQALEKELGRYMWINQELKQKLGGVNAVGHSRGGEKRSLCSEGRQAPGNEDELHPAPELLWLSPLTEGAPRTREEKRDLVHAPLPLTWKRSSQCGEEQGSPEELRQREVAEPLVGRVLPVGEAGLPRNFGPLSKPRRELRRASPGMIDVRKNPL; from the exons cctccctccttGAGGATGAGCAGGGCATTGTCCCGAGGGCCATGGCCGAGGCCTTCAAGCTCATCGATGAGAACGACCTGCTTGACTGTCTGGTACATGTGTCCTACCTGGAAGTGTACAAGGAGGAGTTCCGAGACCTGCTCGAGGTGGGCACAGCCAGCCGTGACATCCACCTCCGGGAAGATGAGCGCGGGAATGTTG TGCTGTGCGGGGTGAAGGAGGTGGACGTGGAGGGCCTGGATGAGGTGCTGAGCCTCCTGGAGATGGGCAACGCGGCGCGGCACACGGGAGCCACGCACCTCAACCACCTGTCCAGCCGCTCACACACGGTCTTCACCGTGACCCTGGAGCAGCGGGGGCGCGCCCCCAGCCgcctgccccgccccgccccgggcCAGCTGCTCGTCTCCAAGTTCCACTTCGTGGACCTGGCGGGCTCAGAGAGGGTGCTCAAGACGGGCAGCACCGGCGAGCGGCTCAAGGAGAGCATCCAGATCAACAGCAGCCTCCTGGCACTGGGCAACGTCATCAGCGCCCTGGGGGACCCTCAGCGCCGGGGCAGCCACATCCCCTACCGCGACTCCAAGATCACCCG GATCCTCAAAGACTCGCTGGGAGGGAACGCCAAGACGGTGATGATCGCCTGCGTCAGCCCTTCCTCCTCCGACTTCGACGAGACCCTCAACACCCTCAACTACGCCAGCCGCGCCCAGAACATCCGCAACCGCGCCACGGTCAACTGGCGGCCCGAGGCCGAGCGGCCACCCGAAGAGGCGGCGAGCGGCGCGCGGGGTCCGCCACGGCACCGCTCCGAGACCCGCATCATCCACCGCGGCCGGCGCGCCCCGGGTCCAGCCACCGCCTCCGCGGCGGCCGCCATGCGCCTGGGCGCCGAGTGCGCGCGCTACCGGGCCTGCACCGACGCCGCCTACAGCCTCCTGCGCGAGCTGCAGGCCGAGCCCGGGCTGCCCGGCGCCGCCGCCCGCAAGGTGCGCGACTGGCTGTGCGCCGTCGAGGGCGAGCGCAGCGCcctgagctccgcctccgggCCCGACAGCGGCATCGAGAGCGCCTCCGTCGAGGACCAGGCGGCGCAGGGGGCCGGCGGGCGAAAG GAGGATGAGGGGGCGCAGCAGCTGCTGACCCTGCAGAACCAGGTGGCGCGGTTGGAGGAGGAGAACCGAGACTTTCTGGCTGCGCTGGAGGACGCCATGGAGCAGTACAAACTGCAG AGCGACCGGCTGCGTGAGCAGCAGGAGGAGATGGTGGAACTGCGGCTGCGGTTAGAGCTGGTGCGGCCCGGCTGGGGGGGCCCGCGGCTCCTGAATGGCCTGCCTCCCGGGTCCTTTGTGCCTCGACCTCATACAGCCCCCCTGGGGGGTGCCCACGCCCatgtgctgggcatggtgccccctgcctgcctccctggagATGAAGTTGGCTCTGAGCAGAGGGGAGAG GTGATAAATGGTAGGGAGGCTGGAGCTGAGTTGCTGACTGAGGTGAACAGGCTGGGAAGTGGCTCTTCAGCTGcttcagaggaggaagaggaggaggaggagccgccCAGGCGGACCTTACACCTTCGCAG AAATGGGATCAGCAACTGCAGTCAGAGGGCGGGGGCCCGCCCAGGGAGTCTGCCAGAGAGGAAGGGCCCAGAACTTTGCCTTGAAGAGTTGGATGCGGCCATTCCAGGGTCCAGAG AGTGGCGGCTGGCCCAGGCCCAGCAGAAGATCCGGGAGCTGGCTATCAACATCCGCATGAAGGAGGAGCTCATTGGCGAGCTGGTCCGCACAG GAAAGGCAGCTCAGGCCCTGAACCGCCAGCACAGCCAGCGTATCCGGGAGCTGGAGCAGGAGGCAGAGCGGGTGCGGGCCGAGCTGAGTGAAGGCCAGAGGCAGCTGCGGGAGCTTGAGGGCAAGGAGCCCCAGGATGCTGGCGAGCGGTCTCGGCTCCAGGAGTTCCGCAGGAGGGTCGCTGCGGCCCAGAGCCAGGTGCAG GTGCTGAAGGAGAAGAAGCAGGCTACGGAGCGGCTGGTGTCACTGTCGGCCCAGAGTGAGAAGCGACTGCAGGAGCTCGAGCGGAATGTGCAGCTCATGCGGCAGCAGCAGGGACAGCTGCAGAGGCGGCTTCGCGAGGAGACGGAGCAGAAGCGGCGCCTGGAGGCAGAGATGAGCAAGCGGCAGCACCGTGTCAAG GAGCTGGAGCTGAAGCACGAGCAGCAGCAGAAGATCCTGAAGATTAAGACGGAAGAGATCGCGGCCTTCCAGAGGAAGAGGCGCAGTGGCAGCAATGGCTCTGTGGTCAGCCTGGAACAGCAGCAG AAGATTGAGGAGCAGAAGAAGTGGCTGGACCAGGAGATGGAGAAGGTGCTACAGCAGCGGCGGGCGCTggaggagctgggggaggagcTCCACAAGcgggaggccatcctggccaagaaGGAGGCCCTGATGCAGGAGAAGACGGGGCTGGAGAGCAAGCGCCTGAGGTCCAGCCAG GCCCTCAACGAGGACATCGTGCGAGTGTCCAGCCGGCTGGAGCACCTGGAGAAAGAGCTGTCTGAGAAGAGCGGGCAGCTGCGGCAGGGCAGCGCCCAGAGCCAGCAGCAGATCCGCGGGGAGATCGACAGCCTGCGCCAGGAGAAGGACTCGCTGCTCAAGCAGCGCCTGGAGATCGACagcaagctgaggcaggggagccTGCTGTCCCCCGAG GAGGAGCGGACGCTGTTCCAGTTGGATGAGGCCATCGAGGCCCTGGATGCTGCCATTGAGTATAAGAATGAGGCCATCACATGCCGCCAGCGGGTGCTTCGGGCCTCAGCCTCATTGCTGTCCCAGTGCGAGATGAACCTCATGGCCAAGCTCAGCTACCTCTCATCCTCAGAGACCAGAGCCCTCCTCTGCAAGTATTTTGACAAG GTGGTGACGCTCCGAGAGGAGCAGCACCAGCAGCAGATTGCCTTCTCGGAACTGGAGATGCAGCTGGAGGAGCAGCAGAGGCTGGTGTACTGGCTGGAGGTGGCCCTGGAGCGGCAGCGCCTCGAGATGGACCGCCAGCTGACCCTGCAGCAGAAGGAGCACGAGCAGAACATGCAGCTGCTCCTGCAGCAGAGTCGAG ACCACCTCGGTGAAGGGTTAGCAGACAGCAGGAGGCAGTATGAGGCCCGGATTCAAGCTCTGGAGAAGGAACTGGGCCGCTACATGTGGATAAACCAGGAACTGAAACAGAAGCTCGGCGGTGTGAACGCTGTAGGCCACAGCAGGG GCGGGGAGAAGAGGAGCCTGTGCTCGGagggcagacaggctcctggaaATGAAGATGAGCTCCACCCGGCGCCCGAGCTTCTCTGGCTGTCCCCCCTCACTGAGGGGGCCCCCCGCACCCGGGAGGAGAAGCGGGACTTGGTCCACGCTCCGTTACCCTTGACCTGGAAACGCTCGAGCCAGTGTGGCGAAGAGCAGGGGTCCCCCGAGGAGCTGAGGCAGCGGGAGGTGGCTGAGCCCCTGGTGGGGCGGGTGCTTCCTGTGGGTGAGGCAGGCCTGCCCCGGAACTTTGGGCCTTTGTCCAAGCCCCGGCGGGAACTGCGACGAGCCAGCCCGGGGATGATTGATGTCCGGAAAAACCCGCTGTAA